From a region of the Phycisphaerales bacterium AB-hyl4 genome:
- a CDS encoding acetyl-CoA carboxylase biotin carboxyl carrier protein subunit has product MKLRITVQGTAYDVDVQVLDDSGGGAPPAAAASTAPASPAPAPAGGTAQDITAPIAGTVASIPVSVGDSVGAGDTVIVLEAMKMESNIDAPGPGTVKQLLVKVGDTVTQGQVLAKLG; this is encoded by the coding sequence ATGAAACTGCGAATCACGGTGCAGGGAACGGCGTACGACGTAGATGTCCAGGTGCTCGACGATAGCGGCGGCGGGGCACCCCCGGCCGCGGCCGCTTCGACGGCCCCCGCTTCGCCAGCCCCCGCGCCGGCGGGCGGGACGGCCCAGGACATCACCGCCCCGATCGCCGGCACGGTCGCGTCCATCCCCGTCAGCGTCGGCGACAGCGTCGGGGCGGGCGACACCGTCATCGTCCTCGAAGCGATGAAGATGGAATCCAACATCGACGCCCCCGGCCCCGGCACGGTCAAGCAACTGCTTGTCAAAGTCGGCGACACCGTCACGCAAGGCCAGGTGCTCGCGAAGCTCGGCTGA
- a CDS encoding Lrp/AsnC family transcriptional regulator, with translation MSQQAPPLAVDDPINARILAVSEDRVAGFVERPFQHIADLAELELDVVIDRVRAMLDAGVIRRVRQTMLTTSLAPGALVAWEVSAEKLNHAFDWMFQQDPFSGHVVVRSADPASPGSQYKLWTTLKVPQGYDMDKHCRLLMQHTGAAGYRLMPAKKLFSLGVGHIRRRTLEPGSRTDEPGKVIDTDIVQLNDREWQVLAALKREFDCDEIVAEPWRKRAEEAGVEYDEFLSVARQLNERGVVGRFSTFLEHVKAVAGQQRVTRFNALFHWQVPPGREMEAGQEVGRHHVMTHAYWREGGPEFRNVNIMGVAHGLDKDLLLAHKKAIDEHLAEAGIDVGYTNVFWGGRSEIKPSEILPAAYEAWCQDQGINPAVMHAEN, from the coding sequence ATGTCTCAGCAAGCTCCCCCCCTCGCCGTGGACGACCCGATCAACGCCCGCATCCTCGCCGTGTCCGAAGACCGCGTGGCAGGCTTCGTCGAGCGCCCGTTCCAGCACATCGCCGACCTCGCCGAGCTGGAGCTGGACGTCGTCATCGACCGCGTCCGTGCCATGCTCGACGCCGGCGTCATCCGCCGCGTCCGCCAGACCATGCTCACCACCAGCCTCGCGCCGGGGGCGCTGGTCGCATGGGAAGTCTCGGCCGAGAAGCTCAACCACGCCTTCGACTGGATGTTCCAGCAGGACCCGTTCTCCGGCCACGTCGTCGTCCGCTCCGCCGACCCCGCGTCGCCCGGCTCGCAGTACAAGCTCTGGACCACCCTCAAAGTCCCCCAGGGCTACGACATGGACAAGCACTGCCGACTGCTCATGCAGCACACCGGCGCAGCGGGCTATCGCCTCATGCCGGCGAAAAAGCTCTTCAGCCTCGGCGTCGGACACATCCGCCGACGCACGCTCGAGCCCGGCTCGCGCACGGACGAGCCTGGCAAGGTCATTGACACGGACATCGTCCAGCTCAACGATCGCGAATGGCAGGTGCTCGCCGCGCTGAAGCGTGAGTTCGACTGCGACGAGATCGTCGCCGAGCCGTGGCGGAAGCGAGCCGAGGAAGCTGGCGTTGAATACGACGAGTTTCTCAGCGTCGCAAGACAGTTGAACGAGCGCGGCGTGGTGGGGCGGTTCTCCACCTTCCTCGAACACGTCAAAGCCGTCGCCGGCCAGCAGCGCGTCACCCGCTTCAACGCCTTGTTCCACTGGCAGGTCCCGCCCGGCCGGGAGATGGAAGCCGGGCAGGAAGTCGGCCGACACCATGTGATGACCCACGCCTACTGGCGCGAAGGCGGCCCGGAATTCCGCAACGTCAACATCATGGGCGTCGCCCACGGCCTCGACAAAGACCTGCTGCTCGCCCATAAAAAAGCCATCGACGAACACCTCGCCGAGGCGGGCATCGACGTGGGCTACACAAATGTCTTCTGGGGCGGCCGCAGCGAAATCAAGCCCAGCGAAATCCTCCCCGCCGCGTACGAGGCCTGGTGTCAGGACCAGGGCATCAACCCGGCAGTGATGCACGCGGAAAATTGA
- a CDS encoding biotin--[acetyl-CoA-carboxylase] ligase has product MRSIHHDTLDSTSDEARRMLSCHPGEVLLITAGQQTRGRGRRGRTWHSPRGGVWLSLAWPTKREPTHYTAAPLIAALATWHTLMGCIGDHEAKREAQLRIKWPNDLLLDGRKLAGILCEQAMEHSALIVGVGVNANFAASDLPTNVRQPTTTLRDALGHAVDLPAFTNRLAQALEAALADLERDGFTDDTRLAIEQRLTMLGQCIALRAADRVVQGNVQGLAPDGGLLLDVAGEQQVFTVGEVQQTQQA; this is encoded by the coding sequence ATGCGAAGCATCCATCACGACACCCTCGACTCGACCAGCGATGAAGCCCGTCGCATGTTGTCGTGTCATCCCGGCGAGGTGCTGCTGATCACGGCCGGGCAGCAGACCCGCGGCCGCGGGCGGCGGGGACGCACGTGGCATTCGCCGCGCGGCGGGGTGTGGTTGAGCCTTGCCTGGCCAACCAAACGCGAGCCAACGCACTACACCGCCGCGCCACTGATCGCGGCTTTGGCGACGTGGCATACGCTGATGGGTTGCATCGGCGATCATGAAGCGAAACGCGAAGCACAACTGCGCATCAAGTGGCCGAACGACCTGCTGCTCGACGGCCGCAAGCTCGCAGGCATCCTCTGCGAACAGGCGATGGAGCATAGTGCCCTCATCGTCGGCGTCGGCGTCAACGCGAACTTCGCAGCGAGCGATCTGCCCACCAACGTTCGGCAGCCGACCACCACACTCCGCGACGCACTCGGCCACGCCGTCGACCTGCCAGCTTTCACCAACCGCCTTGCCCAAGCGCTGGAGGCAGCGCTGGCCGACCTCGAACGCGACGGTTTTACGGACGACACCCGCCTTGCGATCGAGCAGCGTCTCACCATGCTCGGTCAGTGCATCGCGCTGCGCGCCGCCGACCGTGTCGTGCAAGGCAACGTGCAAGGCCTCGCACCCGACGGCGGCCTCCTGCTCGACGTCGCCGGTGAACAGCAGGTTTTCACCGTCGGCGAAGTGCAGCAGACACAACAGGCATAA
- the bioB gene encoding biotin synthase BioB, producing MDMYKQWADLGQADEAISQADALAILHGERDGEPIELLPLLEAAGAVRRRYFGNTVTAHILDNVQNGACPEDCNYCGQSKISDSPIKPYKIKPVDEIVAEAKQAKEAGAWRFCMALSGRGPDDRDIEHMGEAIRRISDMGLRTCLSAGLMDDAKAKSLKSAGLDRLNHNLNTSEKHYPSICTTHTYEDRMNTLRAAREAGLGTCSGLIAGMGEGYEDLVSVAFELRKLGSESIPVNFLLPIEGNPLLDSACEGQALNPQLVLRILCMVRLVNPTAEVRVGAGREHHLRSMQSFALWPANSLFVDGYLLTEGSEAAATFQMIRDAGYELAVEGGQAPQAMDAAAAATAGAAATKAQGCCGSGHGNGGGGAGSSRPTVNDGLPRLKSTVTDGKRFVPAGEVRLPQR from the coding sequence ATGGATATGTACAAGCAATGGGCCGACCTCGGCCAGGCGGACGAAGCGATCAGCCAGGCCGATGCGCTGGCGATTCTTCACGGCGAGCGTGACGGCGAACCGATCGAGCTGCTGCCGCTGCTGGAGGCGGCCGGGGCCGTGCGTCGGCGTTACTTTGGCAACACGGTGACGGCTCACATTCTCGACAACGTGCAGAACGGCGCGTGTCCGGAGGATTGCAACTACTGCGGGCAGTCGAAGATTTCCGACTCGCCGATCAAGCCTTACAAGATCAAGCCGGTGGACGAGATTGTCGCTGAGGCAAAGCAGGCGAAAGAGGCGGGGGCGTGGCGGTTCTGCATGGCGTTATCCGGTCGCGGGCCGGACGATCGCGACATCGAACACATGGGCGAAGCCATCCGCCGCATCAGCGACATGGGCCTGCGGACATGTCTCAGTGCCGGGCTGATGGATGACGCGAAGGCGAAGTCGCTCAAGTCGGCCGGGCTCGATCGACTGAACCACAACCTCAACACGTCGGAAAAGCATTATCCGTCGATCTGCACGACGCATACCTATGAAGACCGCATGAACACGCTGCGGGCCGCGCGCGAAGCGGGGCTGGGCACGTGCAGCGGGCTGATCGCCGGCATGGGCGAGGGGTATGAGGACCTGGTGTCGGTGGCGTTCGAGTTGCGGAAGCTGGGGTCGGAGTCGATCCCGGTGAACTTCCTGCTGCCGATCGAGGGCAATCCGCTGCTGGACTCGGCGTGCGAGGGGCAGGCGTTGAACCCGCAACTTGTGCTGCGAATTTTGTGCATGGTTCGGCTGGTGAACCCGACCGCCGAGGTGCGCGTCGGGGCGGGGCGGGAGCATCATCTGCGTTCGATGCAGTCGTTCGCGCTCTGGCCGGCCAACTCGCTGTTTGTCGACGGCTACCTGCTGACGGAAGGATCGGAGGCGGCGGCGACGTTTCAGATGATCCGCGACGCCGGCTACGAACTGGCGGTGGAAGGCGGCCAAGCGCCACAGGCGATGGATGCCGCGGCCGCGGCCACAGCTGGCGCGGCCGCGACGAAGGCACAGGGTTGCTGCGGCAGTGGCCACGGCAATGGCGGCGGTGGTGCTGGCAGCAGTCGGCCGACGGTGAATGATGGGTTGCCTCGATTGAAGTCGACGGTGACCGACGGCAAGCGTTTCGTGCCCGCGGGCGAGGTTCGGCTGCCGCAACGCTGA
- a CDS encoding sodium ion-translocating decarboxylase subunit beta, which produces MIAIGLTFITLAIRKGFEPLLLVPIGFGILLGNIPYDASKLPLSVYDGPVSQANLDYYQFDIEAVTLAQGPYAGEAVDLHTALEQLNLQAIDSHSALMTLVSASQRIDLVDVERVHIESDARRLAEMGQAVMLNTYSMLTPRRAIDDSLTGHAIVSYGQGRHFFAAGDYAAEDRYPEMWSLRKQDPWNASVLWWLFAGVGLGIYPPLIFLGIGALTDFGPMLANPRTLLLGAAAQFGIFGALIGAMVLGFTPGQAASIGIIGGADGPTAIFTTAQLAPELIGAVALAAYAYMALVPIIQPPIIKLLTTRKERLIRMEQVRPVSKRVKVLFPIIGFLLTAMIAPGGLPLLGMLFFGNLLRECMVTDRLAKTAGSTFIDIVTILLGITVGAKTTAGYFLTLETIYIFVLGIIAFATATAVGVLFGKLMNVMSKHPINPMIGAAGVSAVPMSARVVHRLGQQEDPQNYLLMHAMGPNFAGVIGSAVAAGVLLSQLAG; this is translated from the coding sequence ATGATCGCCATTGGCCTGACCTTCATCACGCTGGCGATCCGCAAAGGGTTCGAGCCGTTGCTGCTCGTGCCCATCGGCTTCGGCATCCTGCTGGGCAACATTCCCTACGACGCGAGCAAGCTGCCGCTGAGCGTCTACGACGGACCGGTCTCGCAAGCCAACCTCGACTACTACCAGTTTGACATTGAAGCGGTCACGCTCGCGCAAGGCCCGTACGCCGGCGAAGCGGTCGATCTCCACACCGCGCTCGAACAACTCAACCTCCAGGCCATCGACAGTCATTCGGCGTTGATGACACTGGTCAGCGCGTCGCAGCGCATCGACCTCGTCGACGTCGAACGTGTGCACATCGAGTCCGACGCGCGTCGTCTTGCCGAGATGGGGCAAGCCGTCATGCTCAACACCTACAGCATGCTCACGCCCCGCCGCGCGATCGACGATTCGCTCACCGGGCATGCGATTGTCAGCTACGGGCAGGGGCGACATTTCTTCGCTGCCGGCGACTATGCGGCCGAGGATCGCTATCCGGAAATGTGGAGCCTGCGCAAGCAGGACCCGTGGAACGCGAGCGTGCTCTGGTGGCTGTTCGCGGGCGTGGGGCTGGGCATTTATCCGCCGCTGATCTTCCTGGGCATCGGCGCATTGACCGACTTCGGCCCGATGCTCGCCAACCCGCGTACGCTGCTGCTCGGCGCTGCGGCACAGTTCGGCATCTTCGGCGCGCTGATCGGTGCGATGGTGCTCGGCTTCACACCGGGACAGGCCGCGTCCATCGGCATCATCGGCGGTGCGGACGGCCCGACCGCCATCTTCACCACCGCACAGCTCGCGCCGGAACTCATCGGCGCGGTGGCGCTGGCGGCCTATGCATATATGGCCCTGGTCCCCATCATTCAGCCGCCGATCATCAAGCTGCTGACCACGCGCAAAGAACGGCTGATCCGCATGGAGCAGGTCCGCCCCGTCTCCAAGCGCGTCAAAGTCCTGTTCCCCATCATCGGCTTCCTGCTGACGGCGATGATCGCCCCCGGCGGGCTGCCGCTGCTGGGCATGCTCTTCTTCGGCAACCTGCTGCGTGAGTGCATGGTCACGGATCGCCTGGCCAAGACCGCCGGCTCGACGTTTATCGACATCGTCACCATCCTGCTGGGCATCACCGTCGGTGCGAAGACCACGGCCGGCTACTTCCTCACGCTCGAAACGATCTACATCTTCGTGCTGGGCATCATCGCCTTCGCCACCGCCACGGCCGTGGGCGTGCTGTTCGGCAAGCTGATGAACGTGATGAGCAAGCATCCGATCAACCCGATGATCGGCGCCGCCGGCGTGTCGGCTGTGCCGATGTCCGCTCGCGTGGTGCATCGGCTCGGCCAGCAGGAAGACCCGCAGAACTACCTGCTCATGCACGCGATGGGCCCGAACTTCGCCGGCGTCATCGGCTCCGCCGTCGCGGCCGGCGTGCTGCTGAGCCAGTTGGCGGGGTGA
- a CDS encoding OadG family transporter subunit: MSTGEALELGLTFAVVGMVVVFAVLGTIALLISLLNRWSDQLDEKNAPAVTAAAPAGGIDSQTLAVIAAAATAAIKRPVRVREVKVHE, from the coding sequence ATGAGTACAGGTGAAGCACTGGAACTTGGGCTGACGTTCGCCGTGGTGGGCATGGTGGTGGTATTCGCTGTGCTGGGCACGATCGCACTGCTGATCAGCCTGCTGAACCGTTGGTCAGATCAACTGGACGAAAAGAACGCCCCGGCGGTCACGGCCGCCGCACCGGCGGGCGGGATCGACAGCCAGACGCTGGCGGTCATCGCAGCGGCGGCGACGGCAGCGATCAAGCGGCCCGTACGGGTTCGCGAGGTGAAGGTGCACGAATAA
- the fliD gene encoding flagellar filament capping protein FliD, which yields YKALSQVGITVGDGAKLTLNEDRLRSTLQNDRAAVEELFTLRRTEEDEEGVRTIVAAGMGVKFDQLLDRLTHPEYGPVESRLNTLDRQTTMNERRMEAMEQSVASRRQRLERQFLAMEMALGQMQGQMDALMGMQTMMMNMNNQQRRR from the coding sequence ATACAAAGCCCTCTCCCAGGTCGGCATCACCGTCGGCGACGGAGCGAAGCTGACGCTCAACGAAGACCGCCTCCGATCGACGCTGCAGAACGACCGCGCTGCGGTGGAAGAGCTGTTCACGTTACGCCGAACCGAAGAAGATGAAGAAGGCGTACGCACCATCGTCGCTGCAGGCATGGGTGTGAAGTTCGATCAGTTGCTGGATCGGCTAACGCATCCGGAGTACGGCCCGGTGGAGTCGCGGTTGAACACACTCGACCGCCAGACCACGATGAACGAGCGCCGCATGGAAGCGATGGAGCAGTCGGTCGCCTCCCGACGCCAACGTTTGGAGCGTCAGTTTCTCGCGATGGAAATGGCGCTGGGCCAGATGCAGGGCCAGATGGACGCGCTCATGGGCATGCAGACCATGATGATGAACATGAACAACCAGCAGCGTCGCCGATAG